In a single window of the Agrobacterium fabrum str. C58 genome:
- a CDS encoding MerR family transcriptional regulator, which yields MLSIGELSKRTGVKVPTIRYYEQMGLIREADRSDGNQRRYEKSDLERLAFIRHARDLGLNIEAIRELLALSQHRQMPCEGADRIAAEHLAHVREKIASLKKLEHELERIVSHCHGHSIEDCYVIRALSNHGMCEGEH from the coding sequence ATGCTGTCCATCGGTGAACTGTCGAAACGCACCGGCGTGAAGGTGCCGACGATCCGCTATTACGAGCAGATGGGCCTCATCCGCGAGGCGGACCGTTCGGACGGCAACCAGCGCCGTTACGAAAAATCCGACCTCGAAAGGCTGGCCTTCATCCGCCATGCGCGCGATCTCGGCCTGAATATCGAGGCCATCCGCGAGCTGCTTGCGCTCAGCCAGCACCGGCAGATGCCTTGCGAAGGTGCCGACCGCATCGCCGCCGAGCATCTTGCCCATGTGCGCGAAAAGATTGCCAGCCTGAAGAAGCTGGAACACGAGCTGGAACGCATCGTCTCCCATTGCCACGGCCATTCGATCGAGGATTGTTACGTCATCCGCGCGCTTTCCAACCACGGTATGTGCGAGGGCGAGCATTGA
- the dmeF gene encoding CDF family Co(II)/Ni(II) efflux transporter DmeF: protein MTTTSEPFAAAEHHHIYLGQNHERNERRVWMVIALTTVMMVAEIVAGHWFGSMALTADGWHMSTHAGAMLISALAYLYARREARNPRFSFGTGKFGDLAGFASAVVLAVVALLIAVESGLRLVSPVQIDFNQAILVAVIGLVVNLVSAVLLKDDHHHDRGHGHGHGHASHAHHGHGSHAHHDHGSHAQHGAKGGRDNNLRAAYLHVLADALTSVLAIVALLLGKWNGWNFLDPLMGIVGGLVIARWSWGLIRSTATTLVDAVPLTDDLPQEIRDTVETEEDRITDLHVWQVGPGHHAAIVAIHSQAPKAPAFYKQKLAAIHELSHVTVEVSPASA from the coding sequence ATGACGACGACTTCCGAACCTTTCGCCGCGGCGGAGCATCACCATATTTATCTCGGCCAGAATCATGAGCGCAATGAAAGGCGTGTCTGGATGGTCATTGCATTGACCACCGTCATGATGGTGGCAGAGATCGTCGCCGGCCACTGGTTCGGCTCCATGGCGCTGACGGCTGACGGATGGCACATGTCCACCCATGCGGGCGCGATGCTGATTTCGGCGCTCGCCTATCTCTATGCAAGGCGCGAGGCGCGCAATCCCCGCTTCAGCTTCGGCACCGGCAAGTTCGGTGATCTCGCCGGTTTTGCCAGTGCCGTCGTGCTTGCCGTGGTGGCGCTGCTCATTGCGGTAGAAAGTGGCTTGCGCCTCGTCAGCCCCGTCCAGATCGATTTCAACCAGGCTATTCTCGTTGCAGTCATCGGCCTTGTCGTCAATCTCGTCAGCGCCGTGCTGCTGAAGGATGACCATCACCACGACCGTGGCCACGGCCACGGCCATGGTCACGCTTCGCATGCCCATCACGGCCACGGCAGCCATGCCCACCACGATCACGGTTCGCATGCACAGCACGGCGCAAAGGGCGGGCGGGACAATAATCTGCGCGCCGCCTATCTGCATGTGCTGGCGGATGCGCTGACCTCGGTCCTTGCCATCGTCGCGTTGCTGCTCGGCAAGTGGAACGGCTGGAACTTTCTCGACCCGTTGATGGGCATCGTCGGCGGTCTGGTCATCGCCCGCTGGTCATGGGGGCTCATTCGCTCCACGGCAACGACGCTGGTCGATGCGGTGCCGCTGACGGACGACCTGCCGCAGGAAATCCGTGATACGGTGGAAACGGAAGAAGATCGCATCACCGATCTGCATGTCTGGCAGGTTGGCCCCGGCCACCATGCGGCCATCGTCGCGATCCATTCGCAGGCGCCGAAAGCGCCGGCCTTTTATAAACAGAAACTTGCCGCCATACATGAACTGTCGCATGTGACAGTGGAAGTCAGCCCGGCAAGTGCCTAA
- the dmeR gene encoding Ni(II)/Co(II)-sensing transcriptional repressor DmeR, giving the protein MSHTIRNKDKLLTRIRRLKGQMEAVERALDDAKPCGEVLQLLASVRGALSGLTGEVMQEHLHEHVVHAENEDERARAAEELAQVLKTYIR; this is encoded by the coding sequence ATGTCCCACACGATCCGCAACAAGGACAAGCTGCTGACCCGCATCCGCCGCCTGAAAGGGCAGATGGAGGCGGTGGAACGCGCATTGGACGATGCCAAGCCCTGCGGCGAGGTGCTGCAATTGCTCGCCTCCGTGCGCGGCGCGCTTTCAGGCCTGACGGGGGAGGTGATGCAGGAGCATCTGCACGAACACGTGGTCCATGCCGAAAATGAAGACGAGCGGGCGCGGGCGGCAGAAGAGCTGGCCCAGGTGCTGAAGACCTACATCCGGTAG
- a CDS encoding quaternary amine ABC transporter ATP-binding protein, which yields MAKSIEIKNLYKIFGKHPEKYLEAVRSGMDKVELNDKHNHVLGLNNINITMPGGKITVVMGLSGSGKSTLIRHINRLIDPTAGEVLYDGEDICGMSTSALRKFRRHKTAMVFQKFGLLPHRTVLENSVYGLDIQGVPRKESETKGRYWLNRVGLDGYEDYYPNQLSGGMQQRVGLARALANDADILLMDEAYSALDPLIRVDMQTMLLDLQQELKKTVVFITHDLDEALRLGDHIAILKDGEVVQQGDGQSIILSPADGYVTDFVRDVNRSRVLQATTVMEPLDSKPEGMSVPENATLETIARDMSEANETQAHVVDEDGKPVGSIGLDTLVAAMVTPAPQEAVATVEVEEEMREPVAPAEKETA from the coding sequence ATGGCTAAAAGCATCGAAATCAAGAATCTTTACAAGATCTTCGGCAAGCATCCCGAGAAATACCTCGAGGCGGTGCGGTCGGGCATGGACAAGGTCGAACTGAACGACAAACACAACCATGTACTTGGCCTCAACAACATCAACATCACCATGCCGGGCGGCAAGATCACGGTCGTCATGGGATTGTCCGGCTCCGGCAAATCGACGCTGATTCGCCACATCAACCGGCTGATCGACCCGACAGCCGGCGAAGTTCTCTATGACGGCGAGGACATTTGCGGCATGAGCACCTCGGCGCTCCGTAAATTCCGCCGCCACAAGACGGCGATGGTGTTCCAGAAATTCGGCCTCTTGCCGCATCGCACAGTGCTCGAAAACAGCGTCTACGGTCTCGACATCCAGGGCGTGCCGCGCAAGGAAAGCGAAACAAAGGGCCGTTACTGGCTCAATCGTGTCGGCCTTGACGGCTACGAGGATTATTATCCGAACCAGCTTTCCGGCGGCATGCAGCAGCGCGTCGGCCTTGCCCGGGCACTTGCCAATGACGCCGATATTCTGCTGATGGACGAGGCCTATTCGGCGCTCGATCCGCTGATCCGCGTCGATATGCAGACGATGCTGCTCGATCTTCAGCAGGAACTGAAAAAGACCGTGGTGTTCATCACCCACGATCTGGACGAGGCTTTGCGGCTCGGGGACCATATCGCCATCCTCAAAGACGGCGAAGTGGTGCAGCAGGGCGACGGCCAGAGCATCATCCTTTCCCCTGCGGATGGTTACGTCACCGACTTCGTTCGCGACGTGAACCGCAGCCGCGTGTTGCAGGCGACCACTGTCATGGAACCGCTGGACAGCAAGCCGGAAGGCATGTCCGTGCCTGAGAACGCCACGCTCGAAACCATTGCCCGCGACATGTCCGAGGCCAATGAAACCCAGGCCCATGTGGTGGATGAGGACGGCAAGCCGGTCGGCAGCATCGGTCTCGACACGCTGGTGGCTGCCATGGTGACGCCTGCGCCGCAGGAGGCGGTGGCGACAGTTGAGGTGGAGGAGGAAATGCGGGAGCCCGTTGCTCCGGCTGAGAAGGAAACGGCGTGA